One stretch of Amycolatopsis tolypomycina DNA includes these proteins:
- a CDS encoding helix-turn-helix domain-containing protein, with amino-acid sequence MNRLWTVEDVSDYLGVPVKTLYQWKWRGEGPPVKKIGRHLRYDPAKLRAWVDAEAAWWGIFRTVGIAPRGMR; translated from the coding sequence ATGAACCGGCTCTGGACCGTCGAGGACGTCTCGGACTACCTCGGTGTCCCGGTGAAGACGCTCTACCAGTGGAAATGGCGCGGTGAGGGCCCGCCGGTCAAGAAGATCGGCCGGCACCTGCGCTATGACCCGGCCAAGCTGCGCGCCTGGGTCGATGCGGAGGCGGCCTGGTGGGGCATATTCAGGACCGTTGGTATCGCCCCGCGCGGGATGCGATGA
- a CDS encoding effector-associated domain 2-containing protein, with translation MAHLREVHDGLWRVLKGGFAETGIPWDVCFVENTGDGAMILLPPDIAKVDLVAQLPERMHADLRRHNAVHSEPAQIRLRLALHAGEVQRASHGSVGKAVSFTFRVLDAAEAKKAQNLTGAELALLATDVFYQEVVLQDPAAAPAEYRRIPVTTKETSTVAWLRLLGGAPEGEHRPDLRAVPSPAEPAIDRVLELTELLLGIPAVTEESSRRMLLKRLRPEIATVVAYHPQTRLHVLEIAGTCLRYRGGLAELVAAVQMLEPGSVPVRRLVERVGNWPVESPS, from the coding sequence ATGGCGCACCTGCGCGAGGTGCACGACGGCCTGTGGCGTGTCCTCAAGGGCGGCTTCGCCGAGACAGGGATCCCCTGGGACGTCTGTTTCGTGGAGAACACCGGTGACGGCGCGATGATCCTGCTGCCGCCCGACATCGCGAAGGTCGACCTGGTGGCGCAACTGCCCGAACGCATGCACGCCGACCTGCGCCGGCACAACGCCGTGCACTCCGAACCGGCGCAGATCCGGCTGCGCCTCGCGCTCCACGCCGGTGAAGTGCAGCGCGCGAGCCACGGATCGGTCGGCAAGGCGGTGAGCTTCACCTTCCGCGTGCTCGATGCCGCGGAAGCGAAGAAGGCCCAGAACCTGACGGGCGCGGAACTGGCGCTGCTGGCGACGGACGTGTTCTACCAGGAAGTCGTGCTCCAGGACCCGGCGGCGGCGCCCGCCGAGTACCGCCGGATCCCGGTCACCACGAAGGAGACGTCCACGGTCGCGTGGCTGCGGCTCCTCGGCGGTGCGCCCGAGGGCGAGCACCGTCCGGACCTGCGGGCCGTGCCATCCCCCGCCGAGCCCGCCATCGACCGCGTGTTGGAACTGACGGAACTGCTCCTCGGCATTCCGGCCGTCACCGAGGAAAGCAGCCGGAGAATGCTGCTGAAGCGGCTCCGGCCGGAGATCGCGACGGTCGTGGCATATCACCCGCAAACCCGGCTGCATGTCCTGGAGATCGCCGGAACCTGTCTGCGTTATCGCGGCGGGCTAGCCGAACTCGTCGCGGCGGTGCAAATGCTGGAACCGGGGTCGGTACCGGTGCGGCGGCTGGTCGAACGCGTGGGCAACTGGCCGGTTGAGAGCCCGTCGTGA
- a CDS encoding acyl-CoA dehydrogenase family protein yields MINLEVPKKAGALINQAYQAAAEVFRPISRKYDRAEHTYPTELDMFAALLDGLNSSGEGGAGAAGVRRSVSEKEEKGNRNGANLNVVLGTIEMCWGDVGLLLSMPRQGLGNAAISSVATDEQLERFSGMWAAMAITEPGFGSDSAAVSTTARLDGDHYVLNGEKIFVTSGERADAVVVWATLDKSKGRAAIKSFVVEKGTPGFEVVRTEHKLGIRASDTAVLRFENCRVPRENLLGTPEIDTKKGFAGVMQTFDNTRPLVAAMAIGVARAALDETRRILTSAGITIDYDRPANSQHAAAAEFLRLEADYESAYLLTLESAWMADNRQPNSLQASMAKAKAGRSVVEIALKCVELTGAYSEESLLEKWARDAKILDIFEGTQQIQQLIVARRILGKTSAELK; encoded by the coding sequence ATGATCAACCTGGAAGTCCCCAAGAAGGCCGGCGCGCTGATCAACCAGGCGTATCAGGCCGCGGCCGAGGTGTTCCGGCCGATCTCGCGCAAGTACGACCGCGCGGAACACACGTACCCGACCGAGCTCGACATGTTCGCGGCGCTGCTGGACGGCTTGAATTCGTCCGGCGAGGGCGGCGCGGGCGCGGCCGGCGTCCGGCGGTCCGTTTCCGAGAAGGAAGAGAAGGGCAACCGCAACGGCGCCAACCTGAACGTCGTCCTCGGCACGATCGAGATGTGCTGGGGCGACGTCGGCCTGCTGCTGTCGATGCCGCGACAGGGCCTGGGCAACGCGGCGATCAGCTCGGTGGCCACGGACGAGCAGCTGGAGCGCTTCTCCGGCATGTGGGCGGCGATGGCGATCACCGAGCCGGGCTTCGGCTCGGACTCGGCGGCGGTCAGCACGACGGCCCGCCTCGACGGCGACCACTACGTGCTGAACGGCGAGAAGATCTTCGTGACGTCGGGCGAGCGCGCGGACGCGGTGGTCGTGTGGGCGACGCTGGACAAGTCCAAGGGCCGCGCGGCGATCAAGTCGTTCGTGGTCGAGAAGGGCACGCCGGGCTTCGAGGTGGTGCGCACCGAGCACAAGCTCGGCATCCGCGCGTCCGACACGGCGGTGCTGCGCTTCGAGAACTGCCGCGTCCCTCGCGAGAACCTGCTGGGCACGCCGGAGATCGACACGAAAAAGGGTTTCGCGGGCGTCATGCAGACGTTCGACAACACCCGCCCCCTGGTGGCGGCCATGGCGATCGGCGTGGCCCGCGCGGCCCTCGACGAGACGCGCCGGATCCTCACCTCCGCCGGCATCACGATCGACTACGACCGCCCGGCCAACTCCCAGCACGCAGCGGCGGCGGAGTTCCTGCGCCTGGAAGCCGACTACGAGTCGGCGTACCTGCTGACGCTCGAGTCGGCTTGGATGGCGGACAACCGCCAGCCGAACTCGCTGCAGGCGTCGATGGCGAAGGCCAAGGCGGGGCGCTCGGTGGTGGAGATCGCGCTGAAGTGCGTCGAGCTGACCGGGGCGTACAGCGAGGAGTCGCTGCTCGAGAAGTGGGCTCGGGACGCGAAGATTCTGGACATCTTCGAGGGCACGCAGCAGATCCAGCAGCTGATCGTGGCCCGCCGGATCCTGGGGAAGACTTCGGCCGAGCTGAAGTAG
- a CDS encoding low temperature requirement protein A: MPTRRLHLVSADEDHRVSTIELFFDLVFVYAITQTTQLMADHLSPAGVGQGLVMLAVLWWCWCSYAWLGNTVHVDHGVARLAMFGAMAVMFLVSLTIPEAFVDHPGGLFAPALFVVCYALVRLLHLAAYLGAAKHDPGLRRVLLKMFVGLLPSVGLLGVAAFLDGPWQLGLWVVALLVDYLNVYLAGPDGWRLNAPAHFAERFGLIVIIALGESIVAIGIGIGSLPMSWLVTGAAVCGLALAAGMWWTYFDVVARVSEHRLTQATGTERTKLATDSYTFLHLPLIAGIVLVALGLKKAFLYIADTEHHTPGEALHGVPIWTLTGGLALYLIALSALRKRNLGSWNVQRLVAGVLLVAATPLLEHVPAAALLLVVAALVLGLITFERIRFAEWRRKVHTAHP, encoded by the coding sequence GTGCCCACGAGACGTCTTCACCTGGTGAGCGCGGATGAGGACCACCGCGTCTCGACCATCGAGCTCTTCTTCGACCTGGTCTTCGTCTACGCCATCACCCAGACCACGCAGCTGATGGCCGACCACCTCAGCCCCGCCGGGGTGGGGCAGGGGCTGGTCATGCTCGCCGTCCTGTGGTGGTGCTGGTGCTCCTATGCCTGGCTCGGGAACACCGTCCACGTCGACCACGGCGTCGCGCGGCTGGCGATGTTCGGTGCCATGGCCGTCATGTTCCTGGTTTCGCTCACCATCCCGGAAGCCTTCGTCGACCATCCCGGTGGGTTGTTCGCGCCCGCGTTGTTCGTCGTCTGCTACGCGCTCGTGCGGCTGCTGCACCTCGCCGCCTACCTGGGCGCGGCGAAACACGACCCGGGGCTGCGGCGGGTGCTGCTCAAGATGTTCGTCGGGCTGCTGCCCAGCGTCGGGCTGCTCGGCGTGGCCGCCTTCCTCGACGGGCCGTGGCAGCTGGGGCTGTGGGTCGTCGCGCTGCTCGTCGACTACCTCAACGTCTACCTCGCCGGGCCCGATGGGTGGCGGCTCAACGCGCCCGCGCACTTCGCCGAGCGGTTCGGGCTCATCGTGATCATCGCGCTCGGCGAATCCATCGTCGCGATCGGCATCGGGATCGGGTCGCTGCCGATGTCGTGGCTGGTCACCGGGGCGGCCGTGTGCGGGCTGGCGCTGGCGGCCGGGATGTGGTGGACCTACTTCGACGTCGTCGCGCGCGTGTCCGAGCACCGGCTCACCCAGGCCACCGGGACCGAACGCACGAAGCTCGCCACCGACTCCTACACCTTCCTGCACCTGCCGCTGATCGCCGGGATCGTGCTCGTCGCCCTCGGGCTCAAGAAGGCCTTCCTCTACATCGCAGACACCGAGCACCACACGCCCGGCGAGGCGCTGCACGGCGTGCCGATCTGGACGCTGACCGGCGGGCTCGCGCTCTACCTGATCGCGCTCAGTGCCCTGCGCAAGCGCAACCTCGGCAGCTGGAACGTCCAGCGGCTCGTCGCCGGGGTGCTGCTCGTCGCGGCGACGCCGTTGCTCGAACACGTGCCCGCCGCCGCGCTGCTGCTGGTCGTGGCCGCCCTGGTGCTCGGGCTCATCACTTTCGAGCGCATCCGGTTCGCCGAGTGGCGCAGGAAGGTACACACCGCCCACCCGTGA
- a CDS encoding acyl-CoA dehydrogenase family protein, protein MGWGLSALTRLAGSKVVDRAGLRKPLEGLVTAGTRNGFRVAGAATRSFKSVQKLGKPARLTPAADTGLFDLTPTEDQQLIVETVTEFAAEQLRPAAADADAKLEAPEGLLSRAAELGISLVGIPEELGGVGTERSVVTNALVAEALAHGDMGLAVAVLAPSAVSTALVSWGDEQQQADYLPAFTGEHVPAAALALQEQKALYDPFKPATKARRTPKGYRLDGVKALVPRATQAELFIVSADLEGRGPALFLVESSSAGVSIEAEPAMGLRGAATGKLHLEHVNLPAGALLGGGKADVFAEVVRLSRLGWAALAAGTAKAVLDYVVPYVNERVAFGEPISHRQAVAFSVADIAIELEGLRLVTLRAAARAEQGKPYAREVALARKLAVDKGMQIGSAGVQLLGGHGFVKEHPVERWYRDLRAIGVMEGAVLL, encoded by the coding sequence ATGGGCTGGGGCCTGTCCGCGCTGACCCGGCTGGCCGGGAGCAAGGTCGTCGATCGGGCCGGGCTGCGCAAGCCCCTGGAAGGCCTGGTCACCGCGGGGACGCGCAACGGCTTCCGCGTCGCCGGCGCGGCGACCCGGTCGTTCAAGTCGGTGCAGAAGCTGGGCAAGCCCGCCCGGCTCACGCCGGCCGCCGACACCGGGCTGTTCGACCTCACGCCGACCGAGGACCAGCAGCTCATCGTCGAAACGGTGACCGAGTTCGCCGCCGAGCAGCTGCGGCCCGCCGCCGCGGACGCCGACGCCAAGCTCGAGGCCCCCGAAGGCCTGCTGAGCCGGGCCGCCGAGCTGGGCATCAGCCTGGTCGGCATCCCCGAGGAGCTCGGCGGCGTCGGCACGGAACGCTCGGTCGTCACCAACGCGCTCGTCGCGGAAGCGCTTGCCCACGGCGACATGGGCCTGGCCGTGGCCGTGCTGGCGCCATCCGCCGTGAGCACCGCCCTGGTCAGCTGGGGCGACGAGCAGCAGCAGGCCGACTACCTGCCCGCGTTCACCGGCGAGCACGTCCCGGCCGCCGCGCTGGCGCTGCAGGAGCAGAAAGCGCTCTACGACCCCTTCAAGCCCGCGACGAAGGCCCGCCGCACCCCCAAGGGCTACCGGCTCGACGGCGTGAAGGCGCTGGTCCCGCGGGCGACGCAGGCCGAGCTGTTCATCGTGTCGGCCGACCTCGAAGGCCGCGGCCCGGCGCTGTTCCTCGTCGAGTCGTCGAGCGCCGGGGTGTCCATCGAGGCCGAGCCGGCGATGGGCCTGCGCGGCGCCGCGACCGGCAAGCTGCACCTCGAACACGTCAACCTGCCCGCGGGCGCCCTGCTCGGCGGCGGGAAAGCGGACGTCTTCGCCGAGGTCGTCCGGCTGTCGCGGCTGGGCTGGGCGGCGCTGGCCGCCGGCACCGCGAAGGCCGTCCTCGACTACGTCGTCCCCTACGTCAACGAGCGGGTGGCGTTCGGCGAGCCGATCAGCCACCGGCAGGCGGTGGCGTTCTCCGTCGCCGACATCGCGATCGAGCTGGAAGGGCTGCGGCTGGTGACCCTGCGCGCCGCGGCGCGGGCCGAGCAGGGCAAGCCCTACGCCCGCGAGGTCGCGCTGGCGCGGAAGCTGGCCGTGGACAAGGGCATGCAGATCGGCAGCGCGGGCGTGCAGCTGCTCGGCGGGCACGGCTTCGTCAAGGAGCACCCGGTCGAGCGCTGGTACCGGGACCTGCGCGCCATCGGCGTCATGGAAGGCGCCGTCCTTCTCTAG
- a CDS encoding FtsK/SpoIIIE domain-containing protein: MSPGFAVVALAGLGLGVWVLHKIGRALASILEALAAAAVVFVALWWLCKAVVWMLAQVVTRWRTSLAVVAVYAWCELVGWLSLAIILSSVTAVLAAWWAIDAVSFDQWCGRFLRSWWARWAVYGRKLPEWLHACGLSVRDEALPVVVNVNLVGRRRALSRSTSNRPNARLPKVLGVRSGASWDEVRVELVAGQKPEDFDDAARALAVARKVARCQVRELAPNVVSIDFQRRDLLAGGVVGPQVPDGVDSTGVDLRNVWAGRTEYGRDWRVPLLGSGAHCLTAGASGAGKNSVMWCPLVAAAPAIRAGVVRMSGIDPKGMELAYGRGIFSRYAVGGKDAVELLDGLVEEMESRKRAFAGRLRTIPVSTEYPLELLEFDEIGALTKYTDRKTREAIVERVALLTTQGRALGISVRGYVQEPTKDTVPVRELFTRRVCLRVTSKTHVGMVLGDGAYERGAWANRIGDSEAGVGYVWGEGIREPLRIRAGWVSDATVKALEAYVTNGGVADLRHGGEGVAA; this comes from the coding sequence ATGTCTCCCGGCTTCGCCGTGGTCGCCCTGGCTGGGCTGGGGCTGGGTGTGTGGGTGCTGCACAAGATCGGCCGCGCTCTGGCGTCGATCCTGGAAGCTCTGGCTGCGGCGGCGGTGGTGTTCGTGGCGCTGTGGTGGCTGTGCAAGGCCGTGGTCTGGATGCTCGCGCAGGTCGTGACGCGGTGGCGGACCAGTCTCGCCGTGGTCGCGGTCTACGCCTGGTGCGAACTGGTCGGCTGGCTCTCCCTGGCGATCATCCTGAGCAGCGTCACGGCAGTCCTCGCGGCTTGGTGGGCGATCGACGCCGTCTCGTTCGATCAGTGGTGTGGGAGGTTCCTGCGCTCCTGGTGGGCTCGGTGGGCGGTCTACGGGCGGAAGCTGCCGGAGTGGCTGCACGCGTGCGGGCTGTCGGTGCGGGATGAGGCGTTGCCGGTGGTGGTGAACGTGAATCTCGTCGGCCGTCGACGCGCGCTGTCCCGCTCGACGTCGAACCGGCCGAACGCGCGGCTGCCCAAGGTGCTCGGCGTTCGGTCGGGTGCCTCGTGGGATGAGGTGCGGGTGGAGCTGGTGGCCGGGCAGAAGCCGGAGGACTTCGACGACGCGGCTCGTGCCTTGGCCGTCGCGCGGAAGGTCGCTCGCTGCCAGGTCCGCGAGCTGGCCCCCAACGTCGTGTCCATTGACTTCCAGCGCCGTGACCTGCTCGCCGGAGGTGTGGTCGGCCCCCAGGTCCCGGACGGCGTCGACTCGACCGGCGTGGACCTGCGCAACGTCTGGGCCGGGCGGACCGAGTACGGCCGTGACTGGCGCGTCCCACTGCTGGGCTCCGGTGCGCACTGCCTGACCGCCGGTGCCTCGGGCGCGGGGAAGAACAGCGTCATGTGGTGCCCACTGGTGGCGGCGGCTCCGGCGATCCGGGCCGGGGTGGTGCGTATGTCCGGGATCGACCCGAAGGGCATGGAGCTGGCCTACGGGCGCGGGATCTTCTCCCGCTACGCGGTCGGTGGCAAGGACGCGGTCGAACTGCTCGACGGTCTGGTGGAGGAGATGGAATCCCGCAAGCGGGCCTTCGCCGGTCGGCTGCGGACTATTCCGGTGTCGACGGAGTATCCGTTGGAGCTGTTGGAGTTCGACGAGATCGGCGCGCTGACCAAGTACACCGACCGTAAGACCCGTGAGGCCATTGTGGAGCGTGTCGCGCTGCTGACCACCCAGGGCCGGGCGCTGGGGATCTCGGTCCGTGGCTACGTGCAGGAGCCCACCAAGGACACCGTCCCGGTCCGGGAGCTGTTCACCCGGCGGGTGTGCCTGCGGGTCACGTCCAAGACGCACGTCGGCATGGTGCTCGGGGACGGGGCGTACGAGCGCGGGGCGTGGGCGAACCGGATCGGCGACTCGGAGGCCGGCGTGGGCTACGTGTGGGGTGAAGGCATCCGTGAGCCGCTGCGTATCCGCGCCGGGTGGGTCTCCGACGCCACGGTGAAGGCGCTGGAGGCGTACGTGACCAATGGTGGTGTTGCGGATCTGCGACACGGCGGTGAGGGGGTGGCCGCGTGA
- a CDS encoding effector-associated domain 2-containing protein, giving the protein MLGQVAGHVIGEAVVDVLAEAGLAEELAVVVSLVGKTLGVDLAVPRHPTPRSSLIEVVSACERYQNGMQALVGAVAFMRPGSPESERVRDLVERPRVLDLLPRADRDRLHQWLADFEVPRLGELVRRASGLGAPLPPKVRTAWEAFTHLASFNADTDGIPPAFTLLELVAHQCGGELGLKLTEWNDYQARRLQLEAQLRARRATIAMPSKEGRLHLMILVDHDGIDPELYQVSHWCQRLPGEWPPPHGGTAEVRAADLERYVDGLVVDAERVWADHRGSVALEFVLPRALLNLPVQLWHREHESGMPRPLSIDYLISVRSLERMRSKHWHRVWNQHWEAFMANPSAECVYYENGTQASGLDVVLSDLRWGLVVLGSAPLREAGGDGDSLTAALRSGIPAVLWHPDAPLDVLRELIAEFAKGESGLGDLPKRAKEFRVHASLPETAFHRDNPVRDLVVLWDDPSRLVLDQPPAFPWQRGDIRDDRERAS; this is encoded by the coding sequence GTGCTGGGCCAGGTGGCGGGACACGTGATCGGAGAAGCCGTTGTCGACGTGCTGGCCGAGGCCGGCCTGGCGGAGGAACTGGCCGTGGTGGTCAGCCTCGTCGGGAAGACCCTCGGCGTCGATCTGGCGGTTCCCCGGCACCCCACCCCGCGCAGTTCGCTGATCGAAGTCGTTTCCGCCTGCGAGCGCTATCAGAACGGAATGCAGGCGCTGGTCGGCGCCGTCGCCTTCATGCGGCCCGGGTCGCCGGAGTCCGAGCGCGTCCGCGACCTGGTCGAACGGCCGCGGGTGCTGGACCTGCTGCCGCGCGCCGATCGCGACCGGTTGCACCAGTGGCTGGCCGACTTCGAGGTGCCCCGGCTCGGCGAGCTGGTGCGCCGGGCGAGCGGGCTCGGGGCGCCGTTGCCACCCAAGGTGCGCACCGCGTGGGAAGCCTTCACTCATTTGGCCTCTTTCAACGCGGACACCGATGGTATTCCGCCGGCGTTCACGCTCCTCGAGCTCGTCGCCCACCAGTGCGGCGGCGAACTGGGACTGAAGCTGACCGAGTGGAACGACTACCAGGCCCGGCGGTTGCAACTGGAAGCCCAGCTGAGAGCCCGTCGAGCCACGATCGCCATGCCGTCGAAGGAAGGGCGGCTGCACTTGATGATCCTGGTCGACCATGATGGGATAGACCCGGAGCTATACCAGGTTTCCCATTGGTGTCAACGGCTTCCCGGGGAATGGCCACCACCGCACGGCGGCACGGCGGAGGTGCGGGCGGCCGACCTCGAACGATACGTCGACGGCCTGGTGGTCGACGCGGAACGCGTCTGGGCCGACCACCGGGGTTCGGTCGCCCTCGAGTTCGTGCTCCCGCGGGCGCTGTTGAACCTTCCCGTGCAGCTCTGGCACCGCGAACACGAATCCGGCATGCCGCGGCCGCTTTCGATCGACTACCTCATTTCCGTCCGTTCGCTGGAGCGCATGCGTTCGAAGCACTGGCACCGGGTGTGGAACCAGCACTGGGAGGCGTTCATGGCGAACCCGTCCGCGGAGTGCGTGTACTACGAAAACGGTACTCAGGCTTCGGGGCTTGACGTGGTTCTTTCCGACCTCCGCTGGGGGCTGGTGGTCCTCGGTTCGGCTCCGCTGCGGGAAGCGGGCGGGGACGGAGACAGCCTGACAGCGGCTTTGCGGTCGGGTATCCCGGCTGTACTATGGCACCCCGACGCGCCGCTCGACGTACTTCGGGAGTTGATCGCCGAGTTCGCCAAGGGCGAATCCGGCCTGGGCGATCTTCCCAAGCGGGCAAAGGAATTCAGAGTGCACGCCAGTCTTCCCGAAACCGCCTTTCATCGGGATAATCCAGTGCGGGATCTGGTGGTGCTGTGGGACGATCCGAGCCGTCTCGTTCTTGACCAGCCACCGGCTTTCCCGTGGCAGCGAGGGGACATCCGGGATGACCGAGAGCGAGCGTCTTGA
- a CDS encoding replication initiator, whose protein sequence is MSETRAERMRTPLAADVIRATAEKHGVCVRPFTMEVGDTETGELRYVPVPCGSTVESVCLPCARKAKALRQAQCREGWHLTEEPTLAAEPPSEDHTELLTYRADLVAAYREVVEHDPAEAEELREEVAGVDAELRQLGMRGRLPALDVPTKRAVKRSTRRRQDAPNLPRRKVAKTTVGREFAGKFRPSMFVTLTCDTYGPVRGDGSPVDPSRYDYRRAARDAVHFSALVDRWWQNLRRVVGWDAQYFATVEPQRRAAPHLHAAIRGSVPHDVIRQVTEATYHQVWWPAHDEIVYVDRRPVWDGPDTGFVDPETRRPLARWDDAVEAVEHPAHVVTFGRQVHSKGILGGTEEAGRHIGYLTKYLTKSTGEVVEADSAAQADHHDRLQAELAVTPCSPRCAVWLLYGIQPKGVTGKTTPGHCKGRAHRRTTLGLPGRRVLVSRKWSGKTLVDHKADRRTFVLQALAAVGIEKPAADRSQQVWRKVEPGDPQVPPRPHLVMRAIAERITWKAEYDRALLAAERPPETSATGLAA, encoded by the coding sequence ATGAGCGAGACACGCGCCGAACGGATGCGGACCCCGCTGGCTGCCGACGTGATCCGGGCGACGGCGGAGAAGCACGGCGTCTGCGTCCGCCCGTTCACGATGGAGGTGGGCGACACCGAGACCGGCGAACTGCGCTACGTGCCGGTGCCGTGCGGGTCCACTGTGGAATCGGTGTGCCTGCCGTGCGCGCGGAAGGCGAAGGCGCTTCGGCAGGCCCAGTGCCGTGAGGGCTGGCACCTGACCGAAGAGCCCACCCTCGCAGCCGAGCCACCCTCGGAGGACCACACGGAGCTGCTGACCTACCGCGCCGACTTGGTGGCGGCTTACCGGGAGGTGGTCGAGCACGACCCGGCGGAGGCCGAAGAGCTGCGGGAGGAGGTCGCCGGGGTTGATGCGGAACTTCGGCAACTCGGGATGCGGGGCCGGCTGCCCGCCCTGGACGTGCCGACCAAGCGGGCGGTGAAGCGTTCGACCCGTCGTCGGCAGGACGCTCCGAACCTGCCTCGGCGGAAGGTCGCGAAGACGACGGTTGGGCGTGAGTTCGCGGGGAAGTTCCGGCCGTCGATGTTCGTCACGTTGACCTGCGACACCTATGGTCCGGTCCGTGGCGATGGATCGCCGGTCGACCCAAGTCGATATGACTACCGGCGGGCGGCCAGGGACGCGGTGCACTTCTCGGCGCTGGTGGACCGGTGGTGGCAGAACCTGCGCCGGGTCGTCGGCTGGGACGCTCAGTACTTTGCCACGGTTGAGCCTCAGCGTCGGGCCGCTCCGCATCTGCACGCGGCTATTCGGGGTTCGGTGCCGCATGACGTGATCCGTCAGGTCACCGAAGCCACCTATCACCAGGTGTGGTGGCCTGCTCATGACGAGATCGTTTACGTCGACAGGCGGCCGGTCTGGGACGGTCCGGATACCGGCTTCGTCGACCCGGAGACACGTCGGCCGCTGGCCCGGTGGGACGACGCGGTGGAGGCCGTCGAGCATCCGGCGCATGTCGTCACGTTCGGGCGGCAAGTCCACTCGAAGGGCATCCTCGGCGGCACCGAAGAGGCCGGCCGCCACATCGGCTACCTGACCAAGTACCTCACCAAGTCCACCGGTGAAGTGGTCGAGGCAGACAGCGCGGCCCAGGCCGATCACCACGACCGGCTGCAAGCCGAGCTGGCGGTTACACCGTGCTCGCCGCGCTGCGCGGTCTGGCTGCTCTACGGCATCCAGCCCAAGGGCGTCACGGGCAAGACCACCCCGGGGCACTGCAAGGGCAGGGCTCACCGGCGGACCACGCTCGGACTGCCCGGCCGCCGCGTCCTGGTCTCGCGGAAGTGGTCGGGCAAGACGCTGGTCGACCACAAGGCCGACCGGCGGACGTTCGTGCTCCAGGCGCTCGCGGCCGTCGGCATCGAGAAACCGGCCGCCGACCGGTCGCAACAGGTCTGGCGGAAGGTCGAGCCGGGCGACCCGCAGGTTCCGCCCCGGCCGCACCTGGTGATGCGCGCCATCGCGGAGCGGATCACGTGGAAGGCCGAGTACGACCGGGCGCTGCTCGCGGCTGAGAGACCTCCAGAAACTTCGGCAACTGGGCTCGCGGCCTGA
- a CDS encoding tyrosine-type recombinase/integrase encodes MGHIQDRWYRPARDAMTGKVILNARGKPVMERSELYGIGLRYKVRYLDPDNNERSKSFADKQKKRAEDFLIGVESDKREDKYIDPRASMTTFRQQAESWVKSQSPDPGTRSTILSRLESQIYPVFETKKVGQIKPSTIRDWVGSMEERKLSDNYQAVLFNTVSGVMDSAVDDRRIRENPCHAKTVRRPVASSPPIVVWPEERVQAVRSGLADRFKIAVPLGAGFGLRQGEILGFSPDDVDRTAMTVRIRRQIKTVRGVMMFALPKRGKERTIPLSAAMLAEIDDHEDRFPSVAVTLPWQSADGDPVTARLLMTGEGGRLYSGDLFTKVVWHGAFRAARIAYRGRADGMHALRHFYASTLLARAVSIAELADYLGHADPGFTLRTYTHLVPSSHQRAREAVDAVFGRPAFDDGLEAA; translated from the coding sequence GTGGGGCATATTCAGGACCGTTGGTATCGCCCCGCGCGGGATGCGATGACCGGGAAGGTCATCCTCAACGCGCGGGGCAAGCCCGTCATGGAACGGTCCGAGCTGTACGGCATCGGGTTGCGGTACAAGGTCCGGTACCTCGACCCGGACAACAACGAGCGCTCGAAGTCGTTCGCGGACAAGCAGAAGAAGCGCGCTGAGGACTTCTTGATCGGCGTCGAGTCCGACAAGCGGGAAGACAAGTACATCGATCCGCGGGCCTCGATGACGACGTTTCGCCAGCAGGCGGAGAGCTGGGTGAAGAGCCAGTCTCCGGACCCGGGCACGCGGTCGACCATCCTCAGTCGGCTTGAAAGCCAGATCTACCCGGTCTTCGAGACCAAGAAGGTTGGGCAGATCAAGCCGTCGACCATTCGTGACTGGGTCGGCTCGATGGAAGAGCGGAAGCTCTCGGACAACTACCAGGCGGTCTTGTTCAACACCGTGTCCGGTGTGATGGATTCGGCCGTGGATGACCGTCGGATTCGTGAGAATCCGTGCCACGCGAAGACCGTGCGGCGGCCGGTCGCGAGTAGCCCGCCGATCGTCGTGTGGCCGGAGGAACGTGTTCAGGCCGTGCGGTCGGGGCTCGCGGACCGGTTCAAGATCGCGGTTCCGCTCGGTGCCGGTTTCGGGCTGCGGCAGGGCGAGATTCTAGGTTTCTCGCCCGACGACGTCGACCGGACAGCGATGACCGTGCGCATCCGTCGACAGATCAAGACGGTCAGGGGCGTGATGATGTTCGCGCTCCCCAAGCGGGGAAAGGAGCGAACTATCCCGCTGTCGGCCGCCATGCTGGCCGAGATCGACGACCATGAGGACCGGTTCCCGTCCGTGGCCGTGACACTGCCCTGGCAGAGCGCGGACGGTGATCCGGTGACGGCGCGGCTGCTGATGACCGGGGAGGGTGGCCGGCTGTACTCCGGGGACCTGTTCACGAAGGTCGTCTGGCACGGAGCGTTCCGGGCAGCCAGGATCGCGTACCGGGGTCGCGCGGACGGGATGCATGCGCTCCGTCACTTCTACGCCTCGACGCTCCTGGCCCGTGCGGTCTCGATCGCGGAGCTGGCCGACTACCTCGGGCACGCGGACCCGGGCTTCACGCTCCGGACGTACACGCACCTCGTCCCGTCGAGCCACCAGCGGGCACGGGAGGCCGTCGACGCGGTATTCGGACGGCCTGCCTTCGATGACGGCCTGGAGGCGGCCTGA